In the Caenorhabditis elegans chromosome X genome, one interval contains:
- the T13C5.3 gene encoding DUF281 domain-containing protein (Confirmed by transcript evidence) gives MRKLQQTIFLGSLATVVYTCIPTQNVDPVTTTTVATTTTTVTEPPFPCNVCQKVYDTACMGFGIPNLLTGCPTAAEAGIEYALGAVIALFPFVPAGACSTVVVCPPTTTLQYITFGIQTPGPSPAVAWCEESGPDAGTWYTGASFLFRVELASLACLPIIPG, from the exons ATGAGAAAACTTCAACAAACTATTTTCCTTGGCTCACTTGCTACGGTTGTGTATACATGTATACCTACTCAAAATGTTGATC CTGTGACAACTACAACAGTTGCGACAACAACCACAACTGTCACTGAACCTCCATTCC CCTGTAATGTTTGCCAGAAAGTATATGACACTGCCTGTATGGGTTTTGGAATACCAAATCTACTAACAGGATGCCCTACAGCAGCGGAAGCTGGTATTGAATACGCCTTAGGAGCAGTTATCGCATTGTTTCCTTTTGTACCAGCTGGCGCATGCAG tacCGTAGTTGTATGCCCACCAACAACAACTCTGCAGTACATAACTTTTGGAATTCAAACTCCGGGACCTTCTCCAGCTGTTGCGTGGTGTGAAGAGAGTGGCCCTGATGCTGGCACATGGTACACTGGAGCCAGTTTTCTATTTCGAGTAGAACTTGCATCTCTCGCTTGTTTGCCAATTATCCCTGgataa
- the T13C5.7 gene encoding DUF282 domain-containing protein (Confirmed by transcript evidence) gives MLTRMRKLQQTIFLGSLATVVYTCIPTQNVDPVTTTTVATTTTTVTEPPFPCNVCQKVYDPACMGFGIPTLLTGCPTAAEAGIEYALGAVLALFPFVPAGSCSTIVVCPPTTTLQYILFGTTLPGPSPAVAWCEETGPDAGKWYTGVSWLLRFELASLACLPIIPG, from the exons ATGCTTACCAGAATGAGAAAACTTCAACAAACTATTTTCCTTGGCTCACTTGCTACAGTTGTGTATACATGTATACCTACTCAAAATGTTGATC CTGTAACGACTACAACGGTAGCAACGACAACCACAACTGTCACTGAGCCTCCATTTC CTTGTAATGTTTGTCAAAAAGTATATGATCCCGCTTGTATGGGTTTCGGAATACCTACCCTGCTTACTGGATGCCCTACAGCAGCGGAAGCTGGTATTGAATACGCCCTGGGAGCTGTTCTCGCATTGTTTCCGTTTGTACCAGCTGGCTCGTGCAG TACCATAGTTGTATGCCCACCAACAACAACTCTGCAGTACATACTGTTTGGGACCACATTACCGGGACCATCTCCGGCAGTTGCGTGGTGTGAAGAGACTGGACCTGACGCTGGTAAATGGTACACTGGAGTCAGTTGGCTATTAAGATTTGAACTTGCATCTCTTGCATGTCTGCCAATCATTCCCGGATAA
- the T13C5.2 gene encoding DUF281 domain-containing protein (Partially confirmed by transcript evidence): MGGNIAATGHFECSAIGICRLKHMFRQSVFILLTWMKVLDSCIPTQFVNNDGSLSGRTPSSSQTTTFPASLTTTPTAGGPTTTTTTTTTTTTTTTTVATTTTTVTEPPFPCNACPKVYDTTCQGFGIPNLLQWCPTAVEAGIEYTLGLITAIFPFIPAGSCGTVITCPLTTALRIKILGAEIPAPVFYAWCEESGSRAGVWYTGTILTPIELVSLACKPII; encoded by the exons ATGGGTGGCAATATTGCCGCGACAGGTCATTTCGAGTGTTCTGCAATAGGCATTTGCCGTTTGAAGCATATGTTTCGACAATCTGTATTCATTTTGCTAACCTGGATGAAAGTATTGGATTCGTGTATTCCAACACAATTCGTGAACAATG ATGGATCATTGAGTGGAAGAACGCCTTCATCATCTCAAACGACAACCTTCCCCGCGTCGTTGACCACCACTCCCACTG ccgGAGgtccaacaacaacaacaactacGACTACAACTACAACTACCACCACAACAACTGTTGCAACTACCACAACCACTGTAACTGAACCACCGTTCC cttgtAACGCATGCCCAAAAGTTTATGATACTACTTGTCAAGGATTTGGAATTCCAAATTTGTTACAGTGGTGTCCTACGGCTGTTGAAGCTGGAATAGAATATACCTTAGGCCTTATTACGgcgatttttccatttatacCAGCAGGATCATGCGG CACCGTCATCACTTGCCCATTAACAACTGctttgagaataaaaatacTGGGGGCTGAGATACCAGCCCCCGTTTTTTATGCTTGGTGCGAAGAGTCCGGCTCAAGAGCAGGAGTATGGTATACTGGCACAATTCTTACTCCGATAGAGCTTGTTTCATTGGCCTGCAAACCGATTATTTAG
- the T13C5.10 gene encoding DUF281 domain-containing protein (Partially confirmed by transcript evidence), translating to MRLRLTIFLFTLQTVSESCIPTQQVETTTSTTTTTTTTTTTTTTTPSTTTTTVLTEPPFPCTTCPKVYDTACQGFGIPSLIDWCPQAAEVGVNYFLGLVAALPFLPADSCSTTIVCPPGTTPRVNLFGSSIPAPTPATLAYCRQTGPDAGTWFTGVPPFEIELTSLTCQSVVSG from the exons ATGCGTCTCCGCTTAACAATTTTCTTATTCACATTGCAAACCGTTTCGGAGTCATGCATTCCGACTCAACAGGTGGAAACTACAA CTAGCACAACCACAACGACGACAACTACAACTACCACAACAACAACTACACCATcaacaactacaacaactGTGTTAACTGAACCACCATTCC CATGCACAACGTGCCCGAAGGTGTACGATACAGCTTGCCAAGGCTTTGGAATACCAAGTTTAATTGATTGGTGCCCTCAAGCGGCTGAAGTCGGAGTCAACTATTTTCTTGGCCTTGTTGCTGCTCTTCCATTCTTACCAGCAGATTCTTGCTC GACCACTATCGTTTGTCCGCCCGGCACAACTCCCAGAGTCAATCTATTCGGTTCGTCAATTCCTGCTCCAACTCCCGCAACTCTTGCATACTGTAGACAAACTGGTCCTGACGCAGGCACATGGTTTACAGGCGTTCCACCATTTGAGATTGAACTTACTTCATTGACGTGCCAATCAGTAGTGTCAGGATaa
- the T13C5.9 gene encoding DUF282 domain-containing protein (Confirmed by transcript evidence): MHFQRSITVCVLLKYTLACIPTQQVDSNSPGGTGGTGGTGGNGVTTTSALSTTTASTTTTTTTIATTTTTVTEEPFPCTVCQKAYDTSCKGFGIPNLLQWCPTAAELGIKYIVGLLPLFPFLPSDTCSTVVICPLGTTVFYSFLGLETPGVSPIIAWCKQSGPDAGNWFTGTEFLKFQLVSLVCRPIISG; this comes from the exons ATGCATTTTCAAAGATCGATCACAGTTTGTGTTTTACTCAAATACACTCTTGCATGCATACCTACACAGCAAGTGGATT CAAATTCTCCTGGTGGAACAGGTGGAACAGGTGGAACAGGTGGAAATGGGGTCACCACAACTTCAGCGTTAAGCACAACAACAGCTTCCACTACCACCACCACTACAACCATTGCTACAACTACCACGACAGTTACTGAAGAACCATTTC CATGCACCGTTTGCCAGAAAGCTTATGATACAAGTTGCAAAGGGTTTGGTATTCCAAATTTGTTACAATGGTGTCCCACAGCTGCAGAACTTGGAATTAAATACATTGTTGGCTTGCTCCCCCTTTTCCCTTTTTTACCGTCAGATACTTGCTC cacagTAGTAATCTGTCCATTGGGGACTACTGTTTTCTACTCATTTCTAGGCCTCGAGACTCCAGGGGTTTCCCCAATTATTGCTTGGTGCAAACAGTCAGGGCCGGATGCTGGAAATTGGTTCACAGggactgaatttttaaagtttcaattgGTTTCTTTAGTCTGTCGCCCAATTATAAGTGGTTAA
- the ceh-54 gene encoding Homeobox domain-containing protein (Partially confirmed by transcript evidence): MEQLKSLISPSLQDILCKIQFNDTQFETTKKITRKRSNNFNPDRKKRNRITFDANQIDEMEKVFAENQYPDTMSREKLANKIQLHEERVQIWFQNRRAKYRREQKQTGHPYEPPSITKNPTGEKEKTQDCTTLTSASSPGPSNLSNDTLVSIEMAPKIGTKSVNLFPDQALSNTLNMIINANKNASENNYESEDQFNAESAKLLMLTLSNLFSLQNETTCE; this comes from the exons atggAGCAACTTAAG AGTTTAATTTCGCCTTCACTGCAAGacattttgtgcaaaattcaatttaatgaCACCCAATTTGAAACTACAAAAAAGATCACGCGAAAACGATCGAATAACTTCAATCCTGACAGAAAGAAACGGAACCGAATAACGTTTGATGCAAATCAAATCGATGAGATGGAAAAGGTGTTTGCAGAAAATCAGTATCCGGACACTATGAGCcgagaaaaattggcaaacaaaattcaacttcACGAGGAGCGAGTTCAA atttggtTTCAAAATCGTCGTGCAAAGTATCGTCGAGAGCAGAAACAAACTGGCCATCCATACGAGCCACCTTCAATCACTAAAAATCCTACaggtgaaaaagaaaaaactcagGATTGCACTACTTTGACAAGTGCATCATCTCCAG GCCCTTCAAACCTATCTAATGATACTCttgtttcaattgaaatggCACCTAAAATTGGAACTAAAAGCGTCAATTTGTTCCCAGATCAGGCTCTTTCAAACACTCTGAACATGATCATCAATGCTAACAAAAATGCTTCGGAAAACAATTATGAATCCGAGGATCAATTCAATGCGGAAAGTGCGAAACTTTTAATGCTAACTCTTTCCAATTTATTCAGTTTGCAAAATGAAACCACTTGTGAATGA
- the daf-9 gene encoding 3-ketosteroid oxygenase (Confirmed by transcript evidence), protein MHLENRVLSSVLDYASKFYKRMSSLVFFSANSIQVQMNISQSSWIKCRDWMAFALSHHIIMGIYLLILRNFLPQVVPDFEWQHYFMRVFIVHIIYIIISYFIRITRYPPGPPPMAVFGNSPFVNILTPEQTFLEYREIYGPIFTLHLSQPTIILAEYKTIQEALVKNGQQTSGRSSAESFVLFTGDRLNGDGVILAMRQKWKDMRHEISRFMNKWYGAPMDELVLHHTRCLEQELAKIAETKSLIDLRDPLAGAIANVIQQITIGRNYMYQDQEFQTQLRDINAVVKEIMTAEVFFVNCYPWLRYLPEGILRKWTNYKRSGFRLQQWFRTILEEHHVNRHQGDFMSHMIDLQESKQEQFRDLSIILTCGDMWTGGMETTVTTLRWGIIYLLNNPEVQAKCQMEILDVFGNDIPDMGKMNQTPYVRATLSEIQRLANVLPWAIPHKTIEECNIGGYDIPVNTEIIPALGAVLFDPNVFESPKQFKPERFLDEEGKYRVMEEFRPFGLGPRVCLGERIARTELYLIFASLLQNFRFYLNRGDPIPVAERVIGGITAPPKPYATRVEYLGNRLIN, encoded by the exons ATGCACTTGGAGAACCGTGTTCTGTCTAG CGTTCTCGACTATGCATCAAAGTTCTACAAACGAATGTCCAGTTTGGTGTTCTTCTCTGCAAACTCCATACAAGTACAA atgaacaTAAGCCAAAGTTCTTGGATAAAATGCCGCGACTGGATGGCATTTGCATTGTCCCATCACATCATAATGGGAATCTACCTTTTGATACTTCGCAACTTCCTACCCCAAGTGGTCCCTGACTTCGAATGGCAGCATTATTTTATGCGTGTTTTCATTGTTCACATCATTTACATTATTATCTCTTACTTCATCCGAATCACTCGTTACCCACCTGGACCTCCACCTATggcagtttttggaaattcaccATTTGTCAATATTCTCACTCCGGAACAAACTTTCCTCGAGTATCGTGAAATCTATGGTCCGATTTTCACTCTTCATCTGTCAC agccaaCGATTATCCTCGCAGAGTACAAAACGATTCAGGAGGCACTTGTCAAAAATG GACAGCAAACTAGCGGACGATCAAGCGCCGAGTCATTTGTTCTTTTCACTGGAGATCGTCTGAACGGCGATGGAGTTATTCTTGCCATGCGTCAGAAGTGGAAGGACATGCGTCACGAAATCAGTCGTTTCATGAACAAGTGGTACGGTGCTCCAATGGATGAGCTAGTGCTTCATCACACTCGCTGTTTGGAGCAAGAGCTTGCAAAAATTGCGGAGACTAAG agtttgaTTGACTTACGTGACCCACTTGCTGGAGCGATTGCTAATGTGATTCAACAAATCACTATTGGACGCAATTACATGTACCAGGATCAAGAGTTTCAGACTCAACTCAGAGATATTAACGCTGTTGTAAAAGAG ATTATGACTGCTGAAGTGTTCTTTGTGAACTGTTACCCATGGCTTCGTTATTTGCCAGAGGGCATTCTCCGCAAGTGGACGAACTACAAAAGGAGCGGATTTCGACTTCAGCAGTG GTTCCGTACTATTTTGGAAGAACATCACGTCAACCGGCATCAAGGTGATTTTATGTCACATATGATAGACCTTCAAGAGTCTAAGCAGGAACAATTCAG AGACCTTTCAATCATCCTAACATGTGGAGATATGTGGACAGGAGGTATGGAAACTACTGTAACCACGTTGAGATGGGGAATTATATACCTGCTCAACAATCCAGAAGTTCAAGCGAAATGCCAAATGGAGATTCTGGATGTTTTTGGTAATGACATTCCCGATATGGGCAAAATGAATCAGACGCCGTATGTGAGAGCCACTCTTTCGGAAATCCAACGTTTGGCTAATGTTTTGCCATGGGCTATTCCCCACAA AACAATCGAAGAATGCAACATTGGAGGATACGATATCCCAGTTAACACCGAGATTATCCCAGCCCTCGGCGCCGTTCTCTTCGATCCAAACGTGTTTGAATCTCCAAAGCAATTCAAGCCAGAGCGTTTCCTTGACGAAGAGGGCAAATATCGTGTTATGGAAGAGTTTCGTCCGTTCGGTCTGGGTCCCAGAGTCTGTCTTGGAGAAAGAATCGCTCGCACCGAGCTCTATCTCATCTTTGCTAGTCTTCTCCAAAACTTCCGTTTCTACCTGAACAGAG GAGATCCAATCCCAGTGGCCGAACGTGTGATTGGCGGGATTACTGCTCCGCCAAAACCCTACGCAACTCGCGTCGAGTACCTCGGAAATCGTCTCATCAACTAA
- the daf-9 gene encoding 3-ketosteroid oxygenase (Confirmed by transcript evidence), producing the protein MPLVIGRFSSLSCERASIWCNMNISQSSWIKCRDWMAFALSHHIIMGIYLLILRNFLPQVVPDFEWQHYFMRVFIVHIIYIIISYFIRITRYPPGPPPMAVFGNSPFVNILTPEQTFLEYREIYGPIFTLHLSQPTIILAEYKTIQEALVKNGQQTSGRSSAESFVLFTGDRLNGDGVILAMRQKWKDMRHEISRFMNKWYGAPMDELVLHHTRCLEQELAKIAETKSLIDLRDPLAGAIANVIQQITIGRNYMYQDQEFQTQLRDINAVVKEIMTAEVFFVNCYPWLRYLPEGILRKWTNYKRSGFRLQQWFRTILEEHHVNRHQGDFMSHMIDLQESKQEQFRDLSIILTCGDMWTGGMETTVTTLRWGIIYLLNNPEVQAKCQMEILDVFGNDIPDMGKMNQTPYVRATLSEIQRLANVLPWAIPHKTIEECNIGGYDIPVNTEIIPALGAVLFDPNVFESPKQFKPERFLDEEGKYRVMEEFRPFGLGPRVCLGERIARTELYLIFASLLQNFRFYLNRGDPIPVAERVIGGITAPPKPYATRVEYLGNRLIN; encoded by the exons atgCCACTCGTAATTGGCCGATTCTCTTCATTGTCGTGTGAGAGAGCCTCCATTTGGTGTAAC atgaacaTAAGCCAAAGTTCTTGGATAAAATGCCGCGACTGGATGGCATTTGCATTGTCCCATCACATCATAATGGGAATCTACCTTTTGATACTTCGCAACTTCCTACCCCAAGTGGTCCCTGACTTCGAATGGCAGCATTATTTTATGCGTGTTTTCATTGTTCACATCATTTACATTATTATCTCTTACTTCATCCGAATCACTCGTTACCCACCTGGACCTCCACCTATggcagtttttggaaattcaccATTTGTCAATATTCTCACTCCGGAACAAACTTTCCTCGAGTATCGTGAAATCTATGGTCCGATTTTCACTCTTCATCTGTCAC agccaaCGATTATCCTCGCAGAGTACAAAACGATTCAGGAGGCACTTGTCAAAAATG GACAGCAAACTAGCGGACGATCAAGCGCCGAGTCATTTGTTCTTTTCACTGGAGATCGTCTGAACGGCGATGGAGTTATTCTTGCCATGCGTCAGAAGTGGAAGGACATGCGTCACGAAATCAGTCGTTTCATGAACAAGTGGTACGGTGCTCCAATGGATGAGCTAGTGCTTCATCACACTCGCTGTTTGGAGCAAGAGCTTGCAAAAATTGCGGAGACTAAG agtttgaTTGACTTACGTGACCCACTTGCTGGAGCGATTGCTAATGTGATTCAACAAATCACTATTGGACGCAATTACATGTACCAGGATCAAGAGTTTCAGACTCAACTCAGAGATATTAACGCTGTTGTAAAAGAG ATTATGACTGCTGAAGTGTTCTTTGTGAACTGTTACCCATGGCTTCGTTATTTGCCAGAGGGCATTCTCCGCAAGTGGACGAACTACAAAAGGAGCGGATTTCGACTTCAGCAGTG GTTCCGTACTATTTTGGAAGAACATCACGTCAACCGGCATCAAGGTGATTTTATGTCACATATGATAGACCTTCAAGAGTCTAAGCAGGAACAATTCAG AGACCTTTCAATCATCCTAACATGTGGAGATATGTGGACAGGAGGTATGGAAACTACTGTAACCACGTTGAGATGGGGAATTATATACCTGCTCAACAATCCAGAAGTTCAAGCGAAATGCCAAATGGAGATTCTGGATGTTTTTGGTAATGACATTCCCGATATGGGCAAAATGAATCAGACGCCGTATGTGAGAGCCACTCTTTCGGAAATCCAACGTTTGGCTAATGTTTTGCCATGGGCTATTCCCCACAA AACAATCGAAGAATGCAACATTGGAGGATACGATATCCCAGTTAACACCGAGATTATCCCAGCCCTCGGCGCCGTTCTCTTCGATCCAAACGTGTTTGAATCTCCAAAGCAATTCAAGCCAGAGCGTTTCCTTGACGAAGAGGGCAAATATCGTGTTATGGAAGAGTTTCGTCCGTTCGGTCTGGGTCCCAGAGTCTGTCTTGGAGAAAGAATCGCTCGCACCGAGCTCTATCTCATCTTTGCTAGTCTTCTCCAAAACTTCCGTTTCTACCTGAACAGAG GAGATCCAATCCCAGTGGCCGAACGTGTGATTGGCGGGATTACTGCTCCGCCAAAACCCTACGCAACTCGCGTCGAGTACCTCGGAAATCGTCTCATCAACTAA
- the daf-9 gene encoding Cytochrome P450 (Confirmed by transcript evidence), whose protein sequence is MNISQSSWIKCRDWMAFALSHHIIMGIYLLILRNFLPQVVPDFEWQHYFMRVFIVHIIYIIISYFIRITRYPPGPPPMAVFGNSPFVNILTPEQTFLEYREIYGPIFTLHLSQPTIILAEYKTIQEALVKNGQQTSGRSSAESFVLFTGDRLNGDGVILAMRQKWKDMRHEISRFMNKWYGAPMDELVLHHTRCLEQELAKIAETKSLIDLRDPLAGAIANVIQQITIGRNYMYQDQEFQTQLRDINAVVKEIMTAEVFFVNCYPWLRYLPEGILRKWTNYKRSGFRLQQWFRTILEEHHVNRHQGDFMSHMIDLQESKQEQFRDLSIILTCGDMWTGGMETTVTTLRWGIIYLLNNPEVQAKCQMEILDVFGNDIPDMGKMNQTPYVRATLSEIQRLANVLPWAIPHKTIEECNIGGYDIPVNTEIIPALGAVLFDPNVFESPKQFKPERFLDEEGKYRVMEEFRPFGLGPRVCLGERIARTELYLIFASLLQNFRFYLNRGDPIPVAERVIGGITAPPKPYATRVEYLGNRLIN, encoded by the exons atgaacaTAAGCCAAAGTTCTTGGATAAAATGCCGCGACTGGATGGCATTTGCATTGTCCCATCACATCATAATGGGAATCTACCTTTTGATACTTCGCAACTTCCTACCCCAAGTGGTCCCTGACTTCGAATGGCAGCATTATTTTATGCGTGTTTTCATTGTTCACATCATTTACATTATTATCTCTTACTTCATCCGAATCACTCGTTACCCACCTGGACCTCCACCTATggcagtttttggaaattcaccATTTGTCAATATTCTCACTCCGGAACAAACTTTCCTCGAGTATCGTGAAATCTATGGTCCGATTTTCACTCTTCATCTGTCAC agccaaCGATTATCCTCGCAGAGTACAAAACGATTCAGGAGGCACTTGTCAAAAATG GACAGCAAACTAGCGGACGATCAAGCGCCGAGTCATTTGTTCTTTTCACTGGAGATCGTCTGAACGGCGATGGAGTTATTCTTGCCATGCGTCAGAAGTGGAAGGACATGCGTCACGAAATCAGTCGTTTCATGAACAAGTGGTACGGTGCTCCAATGGATGAGCTAGTGCTTCATCACACTCGCTGTTTGGAGCAAGAGCTTGCAAAAATTGCGGAGACTAAG agtttgaTTGACTTACGTGACCCACTTGCTGGAGCGATTGCTAATGTGATTCAACAAATCACTATTGGACGCAATTACATGTACCAGGATCAAGAGTTTCAGACTCAACTCAGAGATATTAACGCTGTTGTAAAAGAG ATTATGACTGCTGAAGTGTTCTTTGTGAACTGTTACCCATGGCTTCGTTATTTGCCAGAGGGCATTCTCCGCAAGTGGACGAACTACAAAAGGAGCGGATTTCGACTTCAGCAGTG GTTCCGTACTATTTTGGAAGAACATCACGTCAACCGGCATCAAGGTGATTTTATGTCACATATGATAGACCTTCAAGAGTCTAAGCAGGAACAATTCAG AGACCTTTCAATCATCCTAACATGTGGAGATATGTGGACAGGAGGTATGGAAACTACTGTAACCACGTTGAGATGGGGAATTATATACCTGCTCAACAATCCAGAAGTTCAAGCGAAATGCCAAATGGAGATTCTGGATGTTTTTGGTAATGACATTCCCGATATGGGCAAAATGAATCAGACGCCGTATGTGAGAGCCACTCTTTCGGAAATCCAACGTTTGGCTAATGTTTTGCCATGGGCTATTCCCCACAA AACAATCGAAGAATGCAACATTGGAGGATACGATATCCCAGTTAACACCGAGATTATCCCAGCCCTCGGCGCCGTTCTCTTCGATCCAAACGTGTTTGAATCTCCAAAGCAATTCAAGCCAGAGCGTTTCCTTGACGAAGAGGGCAAATATCGTGTTATGGAAGAGTTTCGTCCGTTCGGTCTGGGTCCCAGAGTCTGTCTTGGAGAAAGAATCGCTCGCACCGAGCTCTATCTCATCTTTGCTAGTCTTCTCCAAAACTTCCGTTTCTACCTGAACAGAG GAGATCCAATCCCAGTGGCCGAACGTGTGATTGGCGGGATTACTGCTCCGCCAAAACCCTACGCAACTCGCGTCGAGTACCTCGGAAATCGTCTCATCAACTAA
- the bca-1 gene encoding Beta carbonic anhydrase 1 (Confirmed by transcript evidence), with product MNKILRGVIQFRNTIRKDLVKQFEEIKNNPSPTAVMFTCMDSRMLPTRFTQSQVGDMFVVRNAGNMIPDAPNYGAFSEVSVNTEPAALELAVKRGGIRHIVVCGHSDCKAINTLYGLHQCPKNFDVTSPMDHWVRRNGFASVKRLNERLHRGPSSMKFESEVAPSQSFDAIIDPMDTLAMEDKLSQINVLQQLINICSHEFLKEYLESGRLHIHGMWFDIYKGEDYLFSKDKKRFVVIDEKTVTDLLAELNARYPVPEDQDGPVAFAKSN from the exons atgaacaaaatctTGCGTGGAGTGATTCAATTTCGGAACACTATTCGAAAGGATCTTGTGAAGCAATTCGAAGAGATCAAAAACAATCCGAGT CCAACTGCGGTGATGTTCACTTGCATGGATTCCAGAATGTTGCCCACACGGTTCACACAATCACAAGTCGGAGACATGTTCGTTGTTCGAAACGCTGGGAACATGATTCCAGATGCTCCAAATTACG GTGCCTTCTCTGAAGTCTCCGTGAATACCGAACCAGCGGCTCTTGAACTTGCTGTCAAACGAGGTGGTATCAGACATATTGTCGTATGCGGGCACTCGGACTGCAAA gCTATCAACACTCTTTACGGTCTCCACCAATGTCCGAAAAACTTTGATGTTACGTCGCCAATGGACCATTGGGTTAGAAGAAATGGATTCGCCTCTGTCAAAAG ACTCAACGAGCGCCTTCATCGTGGTCCATCATCCATGAAATTTGAATCGGAAGTTGCTCCAAGTCAATCATTTGATGCAATAATTGACCCGATGGACACACTCGCAATGGAAGATAAACTTTCCCAA atcaacGTTCTGCAACAGCTCATAAACATTTGCTCACACGAGTTTCTCAAAGAGTATCTCGAGTCTGGTCGTCTTCATATCCATGGCATGTGGTTCGATATTTACAAGGGAGAGGACTATCTTTTCTCGAAGGATAAGAAGAGATTTGTGGTCATTGAT GAAAAAACAGTCACCGACCTTCTTGCTGAACTCAACGCTCGTTACCCAGTTCCCGAAGATCAAGACGGTCCGGTTGCATTTGCCAAATCTAACTAA
- the mtp-18 gene encoding Mitochondrial fission process protein 1 (Confirmed by transcript evidence) yields the protein MTPVEEIIKKDIFRETPLRYLGYANEVGEAFRSLVKPVVVKFSYVVAFGYVAADSIDKGLQEYIKTHSTSTEKTKKVAIAAVDTVLWQTFASVLIPGFTINRFCFFSNLLLQKSTKLPTNMRKWTVTCLGLATIPFIVHPIDSFVEEAMDKTARKIYNEPTISNKE from the exons ATGACCCCAGTCgaagaaattattaaaaaagacATTTTCCGGGAGACACCTCTCAGATATTTAG GATATGCCAACGAGGTTGGAGAAGCCTTCCGATCGCTTGTAAAACCAGTCGTCGTCAAATTTTCGTATGTCGTCGCCTTCGGATATGTTGCAGCCGATTCGATAGATAAGGGACTGCAGGAATATATT aagaccCATTCGACTAGCACCGAAAAGACCAAAAAGGTTGCGATAGCCGCTGTGGACACCGTGTTATGGCAGACATTTGCATCAGTCCTGATCCCAGGATTCACTATAAACCGCTTTTGTTTCTTCTCCAACTTGCTCCTACAGAAGTCTACAAAACTGCCAACAAACATGAGAAAGTGGACAGTGACGTGCTTGGGTCTTGCAACAATACCGTTTATTGTGCACCCCATCGACTCATTTGTAGAGGAGGCTATGGATAAGACTGCTCGAAAGATTTACAATGAACCAACAATTTCCAACAAAGAGTAG